From the Leptospira biflexa serovar Patoc strain 'Patoc 1 (Paris)' genome, one window contains:
- the murD gene encoding UDP-N-acetylmuramoyl-L-alanine--D-glutamate ligase, with the protein MFSETRTDLPDLKNRHSFLILGGGASGDSAAKLLTSLGKKVTLADRFPEKANLSLYHHVLSDHEPQIVLDGIDCIIKSPGILPSHSILQTARKNEIPVLSEIALARIFYKGPIIGITGTDGKSTTTALTYHLLQKKYPNAKMGGNIGVPFTSFCLENLDYVVLELSSYQLDDSPNLKLTASAILNLASDHLERHKTMESYALAKWKIQNLEDKDHQCFVNPIFFSYTPFRKPNVSNLHSIGDNETYFVSLHPNLIHTPKHTYDATRFPLTGKHNLMNLCFAIALAEVAGLDPEQIQKQLETFQGLPHRFQSIDPKNLSPQYQSIRFINDSKSTNLHSMLSGISGFQKGDPMYLILGGIPKEEPIAPFINRWKELECLLYVFGNAKEIWQKDLDQTGLPVTFFDTLNTLFSELKITIEAKLDEKPNLTVLFSPAGASFDLYKNFEERGNHFVTLVKEHFGPPST; encoded by the coding sequence ATGTTTTCTGAAACACGCACTGACCTCCCTGACCTAAAAAATCGCCACTCCTTCCTCATTCTGGGGGGGGGAGCTTCCGGTGATTCCGCAGCCAAACTCCTTACCTCACTAGGCAAAAAGGTGACACTCGCGGATCGATTTCCAGAAAAAGCAAACCTCAGTCTTTACCATCATGTTTTGTCCGACCATGAGCCACAAATTGTTTTAGATGGAATCGATTGTATCATCAAAAGCCCTGGGATCCTCCCCAGCCATTCCATTTTACAAACAGCGAGGAAGAATGAAATACCTGTCCTCAGCGAAATCGCATTGGCAAGGATTTTTTACAAAGGCCCGATCATTGGTATCACAGGAACAGATGGAAAATCCACAACAACTGCTCTGACGTATCATCTCTTACAAAAGAAATATCCAAATGCAAAAATGGGAGGAAACATTGGAGTTCCATTCACTTCATTTTGTTTGGAAAATTTAGACTATGTTGTATTGGAATTATCAAGTTACCAGCTGGATGACTCACCTAACTTAAAGTTAACGGCATCTGCCATTTTAAATCTTGCCTCCGACCATTTAGAAAGACACAAGACAATGGAATCCTATGCACTCGCGAAATGGAAAATCCAGAATCTAGAAGACAAAGACCACCAGTGTTTTGTGAATCCAATTTTTTTTTCCTACACTCCATTCAGAAAACCAAATGTTTCCAATCTACATTCCATTGGAGACAATGAAACCTACTTTGTGAGTTTACATCCCAATTTGATCCACACACCAAAACATACTTATGACGCAACACGATTTCCCTTAACGGGAAAACACAATTTAATGAATTTATGTTTTGCGATTGCTTTGGCAGAAGTTGCTGGCCTAGATCCAGAACAAATCCAAAAACAATTGGAAACATTTCAAGGTTTGCCTCATAGGTTCCAATCGATTGATCCAAAAAATTTGAGTCCACAATACCAATCCATTCGGTTCATCAATGATTCAAAATCGACAAACCTACATTCGATGCTCTCTGGAATTTCTGGATTCCAAAAAGGGGATCCAATGTATTTAATATTAGGAGGCATACCAAAAGAGGAACCGATTGCTCCATTCATCAATCGATGGAAGGAATTAGAATGTCTATTGTATGTATTTGGAAACGCAAAAGAAATTTGGCAGAAAGATTTAGACCAGACGGGGTTGCCAGTCACATTCTTCGATACCTTAAATACACTTTTTAGCGAGTTAAAAATAACAATTGAAGCAAAGTTAGATGAGAAGCCAAACCTGACGGTATTATTTTCACCGGCAGGGGCTAGTTTTGATCTATATAAAAATTTTGAAGAGCGTGGGAACCATTTTGTTACACTTGTTAAGGAACACTTTGGACCACCCTCTACTTAA
- a CDS encoding indole-3-glycerol-phosphate synthase codes for MNPILHKIVETKHSEIELSRGKTLPDRKIPIRDWKSNLKTNSVSVIAECKKGSPSAGILRPDYHPVEIAKLYETSGAGAISVLTDQSYFFGSLNDLESVANQVSLPVIRKDFILDPIQIDEAYAYGASAILLIVRILSPSLLKSLHEHANRLGLAVLVETHNELEVNLALDAGANTIGINTRDLDTFQIHKNLIEEIAPKLDPSIIRVAESGIESYEDWQKYRGMIDSMLVGTFFMKSKNIQHDFFSLLNGSKPTKTS; via the coding sequence TTGAATCCAATTTTACACAAAATTGTAGAAACAAAACACTCTGAAATCGAATTAAGTCGCGGTAAAACGTTACCCGACCGAAAGATTCCCATTCGCGATTGGAAATCAAACCTCAAAACCAATTCGGTATCGGTGATTGCTGAATGTAAGAAGGGGAGTCCAAGTGCTGGGATATTACGACCAGATTATCATCCTGTAGAAATTGCTAAGCTGTACGAAACTTCAGGAGCTGGAGCAATCTCAGTTCTCACAGACCAATCTTATTTTTTTGGTTCCTTAAACGATTTAGAATCGGTTGCAAATCAAGTTTCTCTCCCCGTCATACGAAAGGATTTCATCTTAGATCCAATTCAGATTGATGAAGCATACGCTTATGGTGCTTCTGCAATCTTACTCATTGTCCGTATCCTGTCTCCATCACTTTTAAAATCATTACATGAACATGCCAACCGATTGGGGCTTGCTGTACTAGTTGAAACTCATAATGAACTCGAAGTGAATCTGGCACTCGATGCAGGTGCCAATACCATCGGTATCAATACACGTGATTTAGATACATTCCAAATTCATAAAAACCTAATTGAAGAAATTGCGCCAAAATTGGATCCATCCATCATTCGAGTGGCAGAATCGGGTATTGAAAGTTATGAGGATTGGCAAAAGTATCGTGGAATGATCGATTCAATGTTAGTTGGAACCTTTTTTATGAAAAGTAAAAATATTCAGCATGATTTTTTTAGTCTCCTAAATGGTTCCAAACCAACCAAAACATCATAA
- a CDS encoding ATP-binding protein yields MDWKSIVKGIFLFCAYIGSAKLGMEYFAFHPMNLAVLWIPSGIGLIGCLFFGYRFLPFVWIASFIANKDGLISSHNGLSPFLLYLSIVLTASVDAFQSGLSYFFWTQKIRKNLNSTKDNFYFIVYVSFLSSLISIMILGVVLNSFGYFQSLSSNDIFRTLLVITFGDTIGIFITVPLFMAWRKLLWKDLSFRLIFWTMVFVIFQALVVYLFPYLFFLSFLVLIYLGYRFQIRGVTLGVFFLYLSSIMMTRLGIGPFVQPNIFDSYIYLISFLNPYAILAEFITLQYQRLLSNRFELEKKVYDRTKLLRTQIFEKNQAIEALHNSENLLSESNRTKDVFFSIIAHDLRNPLGSFKQITELLYTEFDTYSDSEKKETIFEIQKSASRVYGLLEQLLDWARTQTGNMPFRPTEINLRTVVSKITDQMLATIQKKGIQFLVEIPEKFSFVYADSEMIQAVLRNLISNSIKFTNENGYIQISASHEEDGVRIECKDNGVGMDSSDLEKLFRLDAQLSRIGLEGEKGTGLGLILCHEFIKLHGGEIWAKSEKGKGTTVSFRLPDPV; encoded by the coding sequence ATGGACTGGAAGTCAATTGTAAAAGGTATCTTCCTATTTTGTGCATATATTGGTTCTGCCAAATTGGGTATGGAATATTTTGCCTTCCATCCTATGAATTTGGCCGTACTTTGGATTCCTTCTGGAATCGGTCTCATTGGATGTTTGTTTTTTGGATACAGGTTCCTTCCTTTTGTTTGGATTGCCAGTTTTATCGCAAACAAAGATGGACTCATCAGTAGCCACAATGGTCTTTCTCCCTTTTTACTTTATCTAAGCATTGTACTAACTGCCTCAGTGGATGCATTTCAATCTGGGTTATCGTATTTTTTTTGGACTCAAAAAATTCGTAAAAACCTCAATTCAACAAAAGACAATTTTTACTTCATCGTCTATGTTTCTTTTTTATCCAGTTTGATCTCAATTATGATCCTTGGGGTCGTTCTCAATTCATTTGGATACTTCCAAAGTTTAAGTTCAAATGATATTTTTAGAACTCTCCTTGTTATCACGTTTGGCGACACTATTGGAATCTTTATCACGGTTCCATTGTTTATGGCATGGAGAAAGTTGCTTTGGAAAGATCTTTCGTTTCGACTTATTTTTTGGACCATGGTTTTTGTCATTTTCCAAGCATTGGTTGTCTATCTATTCCCTTACCTTTTTTTCTTGTCCTTTCTTGTTCTCATATATTTGGGTTATCGTTTTCAAATCCGTGGTGTGACTCTCGGTGTATTTTTTTTATATCTATCCAGTATCATGATGACACGGTTGGGAATAGGTCCCTTTGTCCAACCAAATATTTTTGATTCATATATCTATTTAATATCGTTTTTAAATCCTTATGCCATCCTTGCGGAATTCATCACCTTACAATACCAAAGGTTACTTTCGAATCGATTTGAATTGGAAAAAAAAGTTTATGACCGAACCAAATTACTGAGAACTCAAATTTTTGAAAAAAACCAAGCAATCGAAGCATTACATAATTCAGAAAATTTATTAAGTGAATCTAATCGCACAAAAGATGTTTTTTTTTCCATCATTGCTCATGATTTAAGAAATCCACTTGGTTCGTTTAAACAAATCACTGAGCTATTGTATACAGAATTTGATACGTATTCAGATTCCGAAAAAAAGGAAACAATTTTTGAAATTCAAAAATCCGCATCAAGAGTGTACGGATTATTAGAACAACTTTTGGATTGGGCAAGGACTCAAACTGGAAATATGCCATTTCGTCCCACCGAGATCAATTTACGAACGGTTGTTTCCAAAATCACCGACCAAATGCTTGCGACAATTCAGAAAAAAGGAATTCAATTCTTGGTAGAGATTCCAGAAAAGTTTTCATTTGTTTATGCCGATTCTGAAATGATCCAAGCAGTCCTTAGGAACTTGATTTCCAACTCTATTAAATTCACGAATGAAAATGGTTATATCCAAATATCCGCCTCACATGAAGAAGATGGAGTCCGAATCGAATGTAAAGATAACGGTGTGGGGATGGACAGTTCCGACTTAGAAAAACTGTTTCGTTTGGATGCACAATTGTCTAGGATCGGTCTAGAAGGGGAAAAAGGAACTGGGCTTGGACTCATCCTTTGTCATGAATTCATCAAATTACATGGTGGTGAAATCTGGGCTAAAAGTGAAAAAGGGAAAGGAACAACTGTTAGTTTTCGATTACCTGATCCCGTTTAA
- a CDS encoding tetratricopeptide repeat protein: MSRFQKNTLLVFTLLTAIAYAPLYYSIKNVIKKESLPITLETPETVVFFSLGEFEPKGETFDRNTIRILKEMISFQLEQTTDAVYLGKHSELSSPKQNRSEMILSGTIQWEEKGVLFTPKLRYVESKSTVEGKSIFVLYEERGSLVLKIQTSLTNLLDETIRLNRLIKRNPIWSFVSEGQILSESEFVKLSEYDPKGSIENRKNFFQSINFKTDFSEWQRYLLRLEKHSEENLKEVWKEVGGNPSLSSFLSFTVAKKISEFYFYQAEYSKAIEFANAARREKEKSKLVFHSEYADTFSLIGKSLVLNGKKEEAIFYLTSAKKIYDTLGLSKDPMGIENSYFYGLTLYEVSQLELSAFELSGLQGNLSDIYQNIYLEYNLAHILYQMGRYEATISLLKDQKKKIFETSIPNFEIALQSLLLYGAAEYQMGNWSVAKSIWESIVFAKTTYAIDDTLVYRSALFNLSIIASQRKNSEQADSYYKQYVKLTPYGQIKPFPADTHFEIGKPIYPYTWVQPSSSLFSDLEEKTIRSYTGRYLFQTQDEEIRARTYENRLEDTNLFLDDLLNPNAYLSKSMMILRKSLFGDLKVFERGNQVVFLDIGPALNHPEYPGVTSQAVAKHFPKMEVVLWELPGEVDLFLKKVKPELKEKLYGFSNIRILSADGVGDFQTEYNDPNHWILRNRPIPNLKHKTIIIRAANSIDIYEPYTKISPHFMNLGKELKENPVLYFFNRSILLKPKGKEKFILIGNQSIRGFHHNFQSLDRNGEPPYSILPFSISDEVMP, translated from the coding sequence TTGTCACGTTTTCAAAAAAATACCCTCCTCGTTTTCACTCTTCTTACGGCAATCGCCTATGCTCCGTTATACTATTCGATTAAAAATGTAATCAAAAAAGAATCACTCCCGATTACTTTAGAAACTCCCGAAACTGTTGTTTTTTTTAGTTTGGGAGAGTTTGAACCGAAAGGAGAAACTTTCGATCGAAATACCATTCGCATTTTGAAGGAAATGATCAGTTTCCAATTGGAACAAACTACAGATGCAGTGTATTTGGGTAAACACTCGGAACTTTCATCACCCAAACAAAATCGTTCGGAAATGATTCTTTCTGGAACCATCCAATGGGAAGAAAAAGGGGTGTTATTCACGCCTAAACTCCGTTATGTGGAATCAAAATCAACCGTCGAAGGAAAATCTATCTTTGTTCTTTATGAGGAAAGGGGTTCCCTCGTTCTCAAAATACAAACATCGCTCACAAATTTACTAGATGAAACCATTCGTTTGAACCGTCTTATCAAACGAAATCCCATTTGGTCATTTGTTTCGGAGGGACAAATCCTTTCCGAGTCAGAATTTGTAAAACTATCAGAATATGATCCAAAAGGTAGTATTGAAAACCGAAAGAATTTTTTCCAATCCATCAATTTCAAAACTGATTTCAGCGAATGGCAAAGATATCTTTTACGTTTGGAGAAACATTCGGAAGAAAATCTAAAAGAGGTATGGAAAGAAGTTGGTGGAAATCCATCGCTTAGTTCCTTTCTTTCGTTTACGGTCGCAAAAAAGATTTCCGAATTTTATTTTTATCAAGCTGAATATAGTAAGGCGATTGAATTTGCAAACGCAGCTAGGCGCGAAAAAGAAAAATCCAAACTTGTGTTCCATAGTGAATATGCAGACACATTCTCCTTGATTGGAAAAAGTTTGGTCCTTAATGGCAAAAAGGAAGAAGCTATATTCTATCTCACTTCTGCCAAAAAGATATATGATACCTTAGGATTATCCAAAGATCCTATGGGGATTGAGAATTCCTATTTTTATGGATTGACACTTTATGAAGTATCCCAACTGGAACTTTCCGCTTTCGAACTTTCTGGGTTACAAGGAAACTTAAGTGATATTTACCAAAACATCTATTTGGAATATAATTTAGCACATATTCTCTATCAAATGGGTCGATACGAGGCTACAATTTCCCTACTCAAAGACCAAAAGAAAAAAATATTCGAAACTTCTATCCCCAATTTTGAAATTGCATTACAATCTTTATTATTGTATGGAGCAGCTGAATACCAAATGGGAAACTGGAGTGTTGCCAAATCCATTTGGGAATCCATCGTTTTTGCAAAAACAACATATGCAATCGATGACACATTGGTGTACCGGAGTGCTTTATTTAATTTAAGCATAATTGCTTCACAAAGAAAAAACTCCGAACAAGCTGATTCCTATTACAAACAATATGTGAAACTGACACCCTATGGACAAATCAAACCATTTCCAGCAGATACTCATTTCGAAATTGGCAAACCTATTTATCCATATACTTGGGTACAACCTAGTTCTTCTCTATTTTCTGACTTAGAAGAAAAAACAATTCGTTCTTATACGGGTCGTTATTTATTTCAAACCCAAGATGAAGAAATTCGAGCAAGGACTTACGAAAACCGTTTGGAAGATACAAATTTGTTTTTGGATGATTTATTAAATCCTAATGCCTATCTTTCCAAATCCATGATGATACTCAGGAAATCCTTGTTTGGTGACCTAAAAGTTTTTGAACGTGGAAACCAGGTAGTTTTCTTAGACATCGGCCCTGCACTCAACCATCCAGAATACCCAGGAGTCACTTCACAAGCAGTCGCTAAACATTTCCCAAAAATGGAAGTAGTGTTATGGGAATTACCTGGTGAAGTGGATTTATTTTTAAAAAAAGTAAAACCAGAACTCAAAGAAAAGTTATATGGATTCTCAAATATTCGAATCCTTTCCGCGGATGGTGTGGGTGATTTCCAAACAGAATACAATGATCCGAATCACTGGATCCTTCGCAATCGCCCTATCCCAAATTTGAAACACAAAACGATCATCATACGAGCTGCTAACTCCATTGATATCTATGAACCTTATACCAAAATTTCACCTCATTTTATGAACTTGGGTAAAGAGCTAAAAGAAAATCCGGTTTTGTATTTTTTTAATCGCAGCATTCTCCTCAAACCAAAGGGAAAGGAAAAGTTTATTTTAATTGGAAATCAATCCATCCGCGGTTTTCATCACAATTTCCAAAGTTTAGATCGAAATGGCGAGCCACCGTATTCCATTTTGCCTTTTAGTATCAGCGATGAGGTGATGCCATGA
- a CDS encoding STAS domain-containing protein gives MLKHEVKDGKLVVYLEGRLDVSVANEVEEGLTELIDSLGHRKVLLNMKDVEYMSSSGFRACISTLRKLNSKEGFLKISNIKPAVKRIFDVIELTSLFDIYDSEDAALKSF, from the coding sequence GTGCTGAAACACGAAGTGAAAGACGGAAAACTAGTCGTTTATTTGGAAGGTCGATTAGACGTTTCTGTGGCAAATGAAGTGGAAGAGGGACTTACAGAACTCATTGATTCTTTAGGTCATAGAAAGGTTCTTCTCAACATGAAAGACGTTGAGTATATGTCTTCTTCAGGGTTTCGCGCTTGTATCTCTACTTTACGCAAACTCAATTCAAAAGAAGGATTCCTTAAGATTTCTAATATCAAACCAGCAGTAAAAAGAATCTTTGATGTCATCGAACTGACGTCTTTATTTGATATTTATGATTCTGAAGACGCAGCGTTAAAATCATTTTAA
- a CDS encoding HD family phosphohydrolase yields MSVSQSSDFKYIITDDPFFEGKIADYSKKLKTNVLSLSELLTTDFDSQGKIIKVLFYISRFELENKHKEIHQFLKVHPTIMSNIIVRAPIDYTGYMALSIEEDLFFTNVPDDAPLVFLIKNLINAFTSLQMIVDKFELQKRINVSTNEISKLTKIGISLANEKDFTKLLRDILNSAREISNSDSGSLYLVEKDERGNPRNLRFKISALDLNSDEFILPINKKSIAGYVAFTGKQLNIPNVYELSGKEEYKFNSDFDRMSNYYSKSMLVVPMKDHHDEVVGVIQLINRKKNFQTKLSLEEMKTNSVLEYDKYSEELVMAVAGQAAVAIQNNNLVHDIETLFEGFVTASVSAIESRDPTTSGHSFRVAQYTVGLAESVNSVQVGRFKDVNFNESQIKEIRYASLLHDFGKVGVREKVLVKAKKLEDYEMDLIRWRFQFILKDVEAKLSQKKIDYLKKHGNNGYPQFEKSIQLEYALEKGKLEEMVRVITDSNEPTILEEGNSNFLEEISKMSYHTTDGNQLSLLLPKEFGFLSIRRGSLDFEERREIESHVEHTFQFLSKIPWTRELKMVPSIAHGHHEKLNGSGYPRGLSAVEIPVQAKMMAIADIFDALTDQDRPYKKAVPLDRAFDILKMEVRDQHIDGDLLDLFIESRAYEKIQHKR; encoded by the coding sequence ATATCCGTGAGCCAATCTTCGGATTTCAAATACATCATCACGGATGACCCCTTTTTTGAAGGTAAAATTGCCGATTATTCTAAAAAACTAAAAACGAATGTTCTTTCTTTATCGGAACTGCTAACAACGGATTTTGATTCACAAGGAAAAATCATCAAAGTATTATTTTACATCTCGCGATTCGAGTTGGAAAATAAACACAAAGAGATCCATCAATTTTTAAAAGTACATCCAACCATTATGTCGAACATCATCGTTCGTGCACCTATCGACTACACTGGTTATATGGCACTCTCAATCGAGGAAGACTTATTTTTTACCAATGTCCCTGACGATGCACCTTTGGTATTCCTTATCAAAAATTTGATCAATGCCTTTACCAGCTTACAAATGATCGTTGATAAGTTTGAACTTCAAAAACGGATTAATGTCTCTACAAATGAAATTTCGAAATTAACAAAAATTGGAATCAGTCTTGCGAACGAAAAAGATTTCACAAAACTACTCCGTGATATTTTGAATTCTGCTCGTGAAATTTCCAACTCGGATTCAGGGTCATTGTATTTGGTTGAAAAAGATGAAAGAGGTAATCCCAGAAATTTAAGATTTAAAATTTCAGCCTTGGATCTGAATAGTGATGAATTCATTTTACCAATTAATAAAAAAAGTATCGCGGGATACGTTGCATTTACTGGGAAACAATTAAACATCCCGAATGTTTATGAACTTTCAGGAAAGGAAGAATATAAATTCAATAGCGATTTTGATCGAATGAGTAATTATTACTCCAAATCAATGTTAGTGGTTCCAATGAAAGACCACCATGATGAAGTTGTTGGTGTTATCCAACTCATCAATCGCAAAAAAAACTTCCAAACCAAACTTAGTTTAGAAGAGATGAAAACCAATTCAGTATTGGAATATGATAAATATTCGGAAGAATTGGTGATGGCAGTGGCGGGTCAAGCGGCCGTTGCCATCCAAAACAATAATTTGGTTCATGACATCGAAACTTTGTTTGAAGGGTTTGTGACCGCAAGTGTTTCGGCCATTGAATCGAGGGATCCCACTACCTCAGGTCATTCGTTTCGAGTGGCACAATATACAGTGGGTCTTGCTGAATCAGTTAATAGTGTACAAGTAGGCCGATTCAAAGATGTCAATTTTAATGAATCTCAAATCAAAGAAATTCGTTATGCATCATTATTACATGATTTTGGAAAAGTTGGAGTTAGGGAAAAAGTTTTAGTCAAAGCCAAAAAATTGGAAGACTATGAAATGGATCTCATCCGATGGAGATTCCAATTCATTTTAAAAGATGTCGAAGCAAAACTATCTCAAAAGAAAATTGATTACTTAAAAAAACACGGTAACAATGGTTACCCACAATTTGAAAAATCCATCCAATTGGAATATGCCTTAGAAAAAGGAAAATTGGAAGAGATGGTACGTGTCATTACTGATTCCAACGAACCAACCATTTTAGAAGAAGGAAACTCAAACTTTTTAGAAGAAATTTCAAAGATGAGTTACCATACAACTGATGGAAACCAATTGAGTTTACTTTTGCCAAAAGAGTTCGGTTTTTTATCGATCAGACGTGGATCTCTCGATTTTGAAGAAAGAAGGGAAATTGAATCCCACGTTGAACATACATTCCAATTTTTATCCAAAATCCCATGGACACGTGAATTAAAAATGGTTCCAAGCATAGCGCATGGTCACCATGAAAAATTGAATGGTTCTGGTTACCCTCGTGGTTTGTCTGCTGTCGAAATTCCAGTGCAGGCAAAAATGATGGCCATTGCCGATATTTTTGATGCTCTCACGGACCAAGATCGACCTTATAAAAAAGCAGTGCCCTTGGACCGTGCATTTGATATCCTCAAAATGGAAGTGAGGGACCAACACATCGATGGTGACCTTCTCGATCTATTCATTGAAAGTCGTGCTTACGAAAAAATTCAGCACAAACGATAA
- a CDS encoding enoyl-ACP reductase FabI, whose amino-acid sequence MNQTLKGRTVIITGITDASSLALIIAKECKDQGAKLICTGLGKTPFHKNLSENSINFLDRTYSDFQNTVKQELGEDVVTFPLDVTIQESIDSFADFLLEKKETIHSLLHSIAMDKTIRQGKVKPIMTVSREEFMDAMNVSSFSLLAIVQSLYNRNLLVKGASIVALSYLGAEKVVIHPYKNIGVAKAALERLVKEMAMELGKEKEIQVNAIRFSPYRASKAGSAIEGLEEAEIHCHTSAPLGNALAKDLAEEVCYLFRPSNRITGEIRHVDGGYHIRG is encoded by the coding sequence ATGAACCAAACTCTAAAAGGTCGTACTGTGATCATTACTGGCATCACGGATGCGTCTTCACTTGCACTCATCATTGCAAAAGAATGTAAAGACCAAGGTGCCAAACTCATTTGTACAGGTCTTGGCAAAACACCGTTTCACAAAAATTTATCTGAGAATAGTATCAATTTTTTAGATCGAACTTACTCGGATTTCCAAAATACAGTTAAGCAAGAGTTAGGTGAAGATGTGGTTACTTTTCCATTAGATGTTACCATCCAAGAAAGTATCGATTCCTTTGCTGATTTTCTCCTAGAAAAAAAGGAAACCATTCATTCCTTACTTCATTCCATTGCGATGGATAAAACCATTCGCCAAGGAAAAGTAAAACCCATAATGACCGTCTCACGAGAAGAATTTATGGATGCCATGAATGTATCTTCCTTTTCACTCCTTGCTATCGTACAAAGCCTATACAATCGTAACCTCTTAGTGAAAGGAGCATCGATTGTGGCACTCAGTTATTTGGGTGCTGAAAAAGTGGTAATCCACCCTTATAAAAACATTGGTGTCGCCAAAGCGGCGTTAGAGAGACTTGTGAAAGAAATGGCGATGGAGTTAGGGAAAGAAAAGGAGATCCAAGTGAATGCGATACGATTTTCTCCGTACCGTGCAAGTAAAGCAGGTTCTGCCATCGAGGGATTAGAGGAAGCAGAGATTCATTGCCATACCTCTGCACCACTCGGGAATGCACTTGCAAAAGACCTGGCGGAAGAAGTATGTTATTTGTTCCGCCCATCCAATCGGATCACAGGTGAAATTCGTCATGTGGATGGAGGGTATCACATCAGAGGATAA